The Brachyspira hyodysenteriae ATCC 27164 genome includes a window with the following:
- a CDS encoding M14 family metallopeptidase, which produces MNKYIIILAIMISSVLSANSFKVISRQGEASVIVNEEHADMDIKKSFPDDYFSISTKEESYLVIDNGEKSIILMPSSKLTYENNKFTLDSGYIYIKSKHNDDIQMTLTKDGKGYNFKGKSFAVVSYDDEVSVITYNNAVKITPEASLGVSYFLEPNHKTSIIPMLNGPYRTTENEKSLIENVSRQLENEVASHLNQDIDRYNFKIMEGTKNENTIYRVVHPEKGPNIFLIVPHGSERVGTDVAMERINMPIKKGSLTIVPIAVPEAYRKNTRAIEGQDINNRFFDKKISRTDTDKLAREYMKMLDEYNIDVVLTLHEGNGFKEFFGDSIIYDSRKLDDKVIKVLENINSRIEPMKFKFRQMYYPMPTTITYYAAKKNIESFGIELTRNLDYDKKRIIMHTILSEFLKIYGLE; this is translated from the coding sequence ATGAATAAATATATAATAATACTTGCTATAATGATTAGTTCTGTATTATCAGCTAATAGTTTCAAAGTGATATCAAGACAAGGGGAAGCCTCTGTAATTGTAAACGAAGAACATGCTGATATGGACATAAAAAAAAGTTTTCCAGATGATTATTTCTCTATATCTACAAAAGAAGAATCATATTTAGTAATAGATAATGGCGAAAAATCAATAATACTTATGCCAAGTTCAAAACTCACTTATGAAAATAATAAATTCACTTTAGATTCAGGATATATTTATATAAAAAGCAAACATAATGATGATATTCAAATGACTTTAACAAAAGATGGAAAAGGATATAATTTTAAAGGAAAATCATTCGCTGTTGTATCCTATGATGATGAAGTATCTGTTATAACATATAATAATGCCGTAAAAATCACTCCTGAAGCATCTTTGGGAGTAAGTTATTTTTTGGAGCCAAATCATAAAACATCTATAATACCAATGCTTAATGGTCCTTATAGAACTACAGAAAATGAAAAATCTTTAATTGAAAATGTATCAAGACAATTAGAAAATGAAGTAGCAAGCCATCTAAATCAAGATATAGACAGATATAATTTTAAAATAATGGAAGGTACAAAAAACGAAAATACTATATATAGAGTAGTTCATCCAGAAAAAGGTCCTAATATATTTTTAATAGTACCTCATGGAAGCGAAAGAGTTGGTACTGATGTGGCAATGGAAAGAATCAATATGCCTATAAAAAAAGGAAGTCTTACTATAGTACCTATTGCAGTGCCTGAAGCATACAGAAAAAATACTAGAGCTATAGAAGGACAAGATATTAATAATAGATTCTTTGATAAAAAAATAAGCAGAACAGATACCGATAAATTAGCTAGAGAATACATGAAAATGCTTGATGAGTATAATATTGATGTTGTACTTACTCTTCATGAAGGAAACGGATTTAAAGAATTCTTTGGAGATTCTATAATATATGACAGCAGAAAATTAGACGATAAAGTTATAAAAGTATTGGAGAATATAAATTCTAGAATAGAACCTATGAAATTTAAATTTAGACAAATGTATTATCCTATGCCTACAACTATCACATATTATGCTGCTAAAAAAAATATAGAATCTTTTGGAATAGAGCTTACAAGAAATTTAGATTATGATAAAAAAAGAATAATTATGCATACTATATTAAGTGAGTTCTTAAAAATATATGGGCTTGAATAA
- a CDS encoding methyl-accepting chemotaxis protein — MKRIHSLSFKVPAIISVISILIIFIILSIAVTFASKGISKSRFEGFANTAQSYAKLFDAILIDQVSLAKTYSVAPAIMNSLLNRNEQTEADALKALELFNGANEYSINIAVIDLNGDIIADALGNSIGNNIADTRPNFWNILEAKNFEYTFDEEIIDSVDTGNKSLILGGAIKSLDGNLLGAILVVIDWKLIHDNYFSDINLGETGRILAIDSNLIDIMDNIYEQIGSSVVQAYKTVFDNNLTQGTLSYVYMNKKRTGSYCKMKSMNWIIAMTMFDSEVYATNRELILISSLVGLVAILLLSIFVALFIKRIMGHINSIIREAKEIETGNLTYVSNEHKRKDELGILFESFSGMRKKLTEIISQVNDSSIKITNAAQELANGNSDLSRRTEAQAASLEETASSMEEMASTIKSSTSHSIEGNNMMKESMNSIKDAGAIILETTKSIEEVNEDSEKIKNITKVIEDIAFQTNILALNAAVEAARAGEQGKGFAVVASEVRNLAQNSQSSAKDITSLISVIYEKISRSVEKAKESEKIFEDLEKKIEETSNIMRDISETAIEQQAGVDQVNTAVSQMDSVTQQNAGLVEQSASAAASLLNEARELEEAMRFFKLEK, encoded by the coding sequence ATGAAAAGGATACATAGTTTATCTTTCAAAGTTCCTGCTATAATATCAGTAATATCCATATTAATAATATTCATTATATTAAGCATAGCAGTAACTTTTGCTAGTAAAGGCATAAGCAAAAGCAGATTTGAAGGATTCGCCAATACAGCACAATCATATGCTAAATTATTTGATGCTATATTGATAGACCAGGTTTCTTTAGCTAAGACTTATTCGGTTGCTCCGGCCATAATGAATTCACTTTTAAATAGAAATGAACAGACAGAAGCCGATGCATTAAAGGCTTTAGAATTATTTAATGGGGCTAATGAATATTCTATAAATATAGCTGTAATAGATTTGAATGGTGATATTATAGCTGATGCTTTGGGGAATTCTATAGGTAATAATATTGCTGATACAAGACCTAATTTTTGGAATATATTAGAGGCTAAGAATTTTGAATATACATTTGATGAGGAAATAATAGATTCTGTAGATACTGGAAATAAATCATTGATATTAGGCGGTGCTATAAAAAGTTTAGACGGAAATTTATTGGGGGCAATACTTGTTGTAATAGATTGGAAGCTAATACATGATAATTATTTTTCAGATATAAACTTGGGAGAAACAGGAAGAATACTTGCTATCGATTCTAATTTGATAGATATAATGGATAATATTTATGAGCAAATAGGTTCCAGTGTAGTTCAGGCTTATAAAACGGTATTTGATAATAATTTGACACAGGGTACTTTATCATATGTTTATATGAATAAAAAAAGAACAGGTTCTTACTGCAAAATGAAATCAATGAATTGGATAATTGCTATGACTATGTTTGATAGCGAAGTATATGCTACAAATAGGGAATTAATTTTGATAAGTTCATTAGTAGGTTTAGTCGCTATTTTATTATTATCTATATTTGTTGCCTTATTTATAAAGAGAATAATGGGGCATATAAACAGTATTATAAGAGAGGCCAAAGAGATAGAAACAGGAAATTTAACTTATGTTTCAAATGAGCATAAGAGAAAAGATGAGCTTGGTATATTATTTGAATCTTTCAGCGGAATGCGTAAAAAATTAACAGAGATAATATCTCAGGTTAATGATTCTTCTATTAAGATTACTAATGCAGCTCAGGAATTAGCTAATGGTAATTCTGATTTATCAAGAAGAACAGAGGCTCAGGCAGCAAGTCTTGAGGAAACTGCTAGTTCTATGGAGGAGATGGCTTCTACAATTAAATCATCTACTTCCCACTCTATAGAAGGTAATAATATGATGAAGGAATCTATGAATTCTATTAAAGATGCCGGAGCTATAATTCTAGAAACTACTAAAAGTATAGAAGAAGTTAATGAGGATAGTGAAAAAATAAAGAATATAACAAAGGTAATAGAGGATATTGCTTTTCAAACTAATATATTAGCTCTTAATGCTGCTGTAGAGGCGGCACGTGCCGGAGAACAAGGTAAAGGATTTGCTGTTGTAGCGAGTGAAGTTAGAAATTTGGCTCAGAATTCACAGTCTTCTGCTAAGGATATTACTTCTTTAATTAGTGTTATATATGAAAAGATTAGCAGATCTGTAGAGAAAGCAAAAGAGTCAGAGAAAATATTTGAGGATTTGGAGAAAAAAATAGAAGAAACTTCAAATATAATGAGGGATATAAGTGAAACAGCTATAGAACAGCAGGCAGGAGTTGATCAGGTAAATACTGCAGTTTCTCAGATGGACAGTGTAACACAGCAGAATGCCGGTTTGGTAGAACAATCTGCATCGGCTGCTGCTTCTCTGTTAAATGAAGCTAGAGAGCTAGAAGAAGCAATGCGATTCTTTAAGCTTGAAAAATAA
- a CDS encoding M48 family metallopeptidase translates to MNEIIIEYKKIKNIYIRVKPDLNIYVTAPKRVTKKYIYELIEKRKEWIEERKEAIKKKNSFDLSKKELASGNEIYYLGKSYILKVLKCQKENIILAGKMMYMYVNIKDKEEFKNSDIRKKHILLDTWYKKEALKLFDSLIKKYTSIMNLEINTFTVKKLKSKWGSCDINKKHLTFNLELMKYPISSIEYIVIHELAHLLQANHSKKFYNIVSLYMPEWKKEKKILDTFFNNL, encoded by the coding sequence ATGAATGAAATAATAATAGAATACAAAAAAATTAAAAATATCTATATAAGAGTAAAACCAGATTTAAATATATATGTTACAGCACCTAAAAGAGTTACTAAAAAATACATATACGAACTTATAGAAAAAAGAAAAGAATGGATAGAAGAGAGAAAAGAGGCCATAAAAAAGAAAAATAGCTTCGATTTAAGTAAAAAAGAACTAGCAAGCGGAAATGAAATATATTATCTAGGCAAAAGCTATATACTTAAAGTTTTAAAATGCCAAAAAGAAAATATAATTCTTGCAGGCAAAATGATGTATATGTATGTTAATATAAAAGATAAAGAAGAATTCAAAAACAGTGATATAAGAAAAAAACATATACTGCTTGATACTTGGTATAAAAAAGAAGCATTAAAACTATTCGATTCGCTTATAAAAAAATACACTTCTATAATGAACTTAGAAATTAATACATTCACGGTAAAAAAATTAAAAAGTAAATGGGGTTCATGCGATATAAATAAAAAACATCTCACATTCAATTTAGAGCTTATGAAATATCCAATTTCTTCTATAGAATATATTGTAATTCATGAATTAGCCCATCTTCTGCAGGCTAATCATAGTAAAAAATTCTATAATATAGTAAGTTTATATATGCCTGAATGGAAAAAAGAAAAGAAGATTTTGGATACTTTTTTTAATAATTTATAA
- a CDS encoding DUF4026 domain-containing protein — protein MDYNEKLYNVFSSGEQRLESWMAAVFTKEYDHNMTIDEFRDILSESDEYMVLEFNEIEESNFIRDKSKWEASIKLQYLPMVMDEDDHSCGCGHDEGGCCQDDEEHSCGCGHNHDDEEHSCGCGHNHDDEEHSCGCGHNHDEEENNDELSFYVALVDASSVTENVPEIFSVNTVREDDYKEACQCKYAVHVSTIFDNHPLTDYQRQLKLLDSLVPECSIFLDMSCYTAHSGDWLSYTSTFALPPSLDYLYTIHAVYDDDKDPNKVEYWFHTHGLYRVGSIELEIVGVEDSNAAYGALLNTCAKMFIERGVPEAGFKFNPAYNTYVCWFPWQEALKKLNIADDVTGSAKDRNDGVHNTPSGILLAVDADGNYHSLDYYKNELTDNPMFMMSYFETSLMREAAFEKLEYFLELLNKNKGDEKTSFLVKLGYGETEENPNDLEHLWFDVHGFTNEGYFDATLINEPYKDLGMHEGDRGMHSIERLTDWEIYTEENNYNSRNIYLLFQEEE, from the coding sequence ATGGATTATAATGAAAAGTTATATAATGTATTTTCCAGCGGAGAGCAGAGATTGGAATCATGGATGGCTGCTGTATTCACTAAAGAATATGATCATAATATGACAATTGATGAATTCAGAGATATATTATCAGAATCTGATGAATATATGGTATTAGAATTTAATGAAATAGAAGAATCTAATTTTATAAGAGATAAATCTAAATGGGAAGCATCTATTAAACTGCAGTATTTGCCTATGGTTATGGATGAAGATGATCATTCCTGCGGATGCGGACATGATGAAGGCGGATGCTGTCAAGATGATGAAGAACATTCTTGCGGCTGCGGACATAACCATGACGATGAAGAACATTCCTGCGGATGCGGTCATAACCATGACGATGAAGAACATTCTTGCGGATGCGGTCATAATCATGATGAAGAAGAAAATAATGATGAACTTAGTTTTTATGTAGCATTAGTTGATGCTTCAAGCGTTACTGAGAATGTTCCTGAAATATTCTCTGTAAATACCGTAAGAGAAGATGACTATAAAGAGGCATGCCAATGTAAATATGCTGTACATGTATCTACAATATTTGATAATCATCCTCTTACCGACTATCAAAGACAATTAAAGTTATTAGACAGTTTAGTTCCTGAATGTTCTATATTTTTAGATATGTCTTGCTATACAGCACATTCCGGAGATTGGCTTTCTTATACATCAACTTTTGCTTTGCCTCCTTCTTTGGATTATCTATACACTATTCATGCGGTTTATGATGATGATAAAGACCCTAATAAAGTAGAATATTGGTTCCATACCCATGGGCTTTACAGAGTAGGATCTATAGAATTAGAAATAGTAGGAGTTGAAGATTCAAATGCTGCTTATGGGGCATTGCTTAATACTTGTGCTAAAATGTTTATAGAGAGAGGAGTTCCTGAGGCTGGATTCAAATTTAATCCTGCATATAATACTTATGTATGCTGGTTCCCTTGGCAGGAGGCTTTGAAGAAATTAAATATTGCTGATGATGTTACAGGAAGTGCCAAAGACAGAAATGATGGAGTACATAACACTCCTTCCGGTATCTTGCTTGCTGTAGATGCTGATGGTAATTATCATTCACTTGACTATTATAAAAATGAGCTTACAGACAATCCTATGTTTATGATGAGCTATTTTGAAACTTCTCTTATGAGAGAGGCTGCTTTTGAAAAATTAGAATATTTCTTAGAATTATTAAATAAAAATAAAGGTGATGAAAAAACTTCTTTCTTAGTAAAATTAGGATACGGAGAAACAGAAGAAAATCCTAATGATTTAGAGCATTTATGGTTTGATGTTCATGGCTTTACTAATGAAGGATATTTCGATGCTACTTTAATAAATGAACCTTATAAAGATTTAGGTATGCATGAAGGCGATAGAGGAATGCATAGCATAGAAAGACTTACTGATTGGGAAATATATACAGAAGAAAATAACTATAATTCAAGAAATATATATCTATTATTTCAAGAAGAAGAATAA
- a CDS encoding beta-ketoacyl-ACP synthase III, producing MERAYIKNIAYYVPEKILDNKYFESILDTNNEWIITRTGIETRHMARADETIFEMGLNAVRNLEKKGVDLKEVDAILVPTVTKDYIFPSMAGQLQKALGLKHCFALDLSAACSGYIYTLNTATALIESGQCKNVLIVSCEKLTKDINWKDRGTAILFGDAATASLITARNDGKGIIGMHMQSEPDMSIVLNGGSVCPIRADDIEAPEFKIHMDGSETFKRAVTEFSNSIDKVLETSGKQLSDVKYFVPHQANLRIMQAVAKRIGLPMEKVSVVLNKFGNCSSASIGLALTDALDNNKINDGDLVLLTGFGGGFTWGSTLMVW from the coding sequence ATGGAAAGAGCATATATAAAAAACATAGCTTACTATGTACCTGAAAAAATATTAGATAATAAATATTTTGAAAGCATATTGGACACTAATAATGAATGGATAATAACTCGTACAGGAATAGAAACAAGACATATGGCTAGAGCAGACGAAACTATTTTTGAAATGGGGCTTAATGCTGTTAGAAACTTAGAAAAAAAAGGGGTAGATTTAAAAGAAGTTGATGCTATATTGGTACCTACCGTAACAAAAGATTATATATTTCCTTCTATGGCAGGACAATTACAAAAAGCATTAGGATTAAAACATTGTTTTGCTTTGGATTTATCTGCTGCTTGCTCTGGTTATATATATACATTAAACACTGCTACTGCATTAATAGAAAGCGGACAATGTAAAAATGTACTTATAGTATCATGTGAAAAACTTACTAAAGACATCAACTGGAAAGACAGAGGAACTGCTATTTTATTCGGAGATGCTGCTACTGCTTCATTAATAACAGCAAGAAATGACGGCAAAGGTATAATAGGAATGCATATGCAAAGCGAACCTGATATGAGTATTGTACTTAATGGCGGAAGTGTTTGTCCTATAAGAGCCGATGATATAGAAGCTCCTGAGTTTAAAATACATATGGACGGATCAGAAACTTTTAAAAGAGCTGTTACAGAGTTTTCTAATAGTATAGATAAAGTTTTAGAAACTTCAGGAAAACAATTATCTGATGTTAAATACTTTGTACCGCATCAGGCTAATCTAAGAATTATGCAGGCTGTTGCTAAAAGAATAGGACTTCCTATGGAAAAAGTTAGTGTTGTATTAAATAAATTCGGCAACTGCTCTTCTGCAAGTATAGGTTTAGCTCTAACTGATGCTTTAGATAATAATAAAATAAATGACGGTGATTTAGTTCTTCTTACAGGATTCGGAGGCGGATTTACTTGGGGATCTACTCTGATGGTTTGGTAA
- a CDS encoding dicarboxylate/amino acid:cation symporter, with protein sequence MLKDIRSKLLIIILISLVIGAILGIIVSSSASEETTAKLISIADPIGNLFVRLLKMIVMPVIIFTLISGVASISPKHLGVVGIAILAFYMLTSVFASILGLAVGNILNPGMGLDLNNATAVTKEFVKPNLIDTLLSIVPTNPFASFAKGDGDVLPTILFSIFFGISLAFCRDNEKTRESADIVYKFFEGCTQIIIKIVGWIMFYAPIGVLALIFSVFAKNGSQAFGQLLKVTSTVYIGLILQLLLVYTIINILFKLNPIKFLKDISEACFTAFVTRSSSGTLPISMKIADEKMGIQKGVYSFTLPLGATINMDGTTIYLGICAIFIANATGNFLNFSSEITIITVSVLASIGTAGVPGAGSIMLLMVLNSIGLDINSDPNIAAAYGMILGIDALLDMGRTALNISGDLCGTAVVAKLTNQMDMSKWR encoded by the coding sequence ATGTTAAAAGATATAAGAAGTAAACTGCTTATTATAATATTAATAAGTTTAGTTATTGGTGCTATACTCGGTATAATAGTTTCATCTTCAGCATCAGAAGAAACAACAGCAAAATTAATATCTATAGCTGACCCTATTGGTAATTTGTTTGTAAGATTATTAAAAATGATAGTTATGCCTGTAATTATTTTTACACTCATAAGCGGTGTTGCAAGCATATCGCCTAAACATTTAGGAGTTGTAGGAATAGCAATATTGGCATTTTATATGCTGACTTCTGTATTTGCCTCTATATTAGGTTTAGCAGTAGGAAATATTCTTAATCCTGGAATGGGATTAGATTTGAATAATGCTACCGCTGTTACAAAAGAATTCGTAAAGCCTAATTTAATTGATACACTTTTATCAATAGTGCCTACAAACCCTTTTGCTTCATTTGCTAAAGGAGACGGAGATGTTTTACCTACTATATTATTTTCAATTTTCTTCGGAATCTCATTAGCTTTTTGCCGAGATAATGAAAAAACAAGAGAAAGTGCTGATATAGTATATAAGTTCTTTGAAGGATGTACACAAATTATTATAAAAATCGTAGGCTGGATAATGTTCTATGCTCCTATAGGTGTTTTGGCTTTAATATTTTCTGTATTTGCTAAAAATGGATCTCAGGCATTCGGACAATTATTAAAAGTTACATCTACTGTTTATATAGGATTAATATTACAATTACTTTTGGTATATACTATAATAAATATATTATTCAAATTAAATCCTATAAAATTCCTCAAAGATATTTCAGAGGCTTGCTTTACAGCATTTGTTACTCGTTCTTCAAGCGGTACATTGCCTATATCTATGAAGATTGCTGATGAAAAAATGGGAATACAAAAAGGTGTTTATAGTTTTACATTACCTTTAGGCGCTACTATTAATATGGACGGTACAACAATATATTTAGGTATTTGTGCTATATTTATCGCTAATGCCACAGGAAACTTTTTAAATTTCTCTTCTGAAATAACAATAATAACAGTATCTGTATTAGCATCTATAGGAACTGCCGGAGTACCTGGAGCCGGTTCTATAATGCTTTTAATGGTTCTCAATTCTATAGGACTTGATATTAACAGCGATCCTAATATTGCAGCAGCATATGGTATGATACTTGGAATAGATGCTTTATTAGATATGGGAAGAACTGCATTAAATATATCAGGCGATTTATGCGGTACAGCTGTTGTTGCAAAACTTACAAATCAAATGGATATGAGTAAGTGGAGATAA
- a CDS encoding cell division protein FtsQ/DivIB, with protein sequence MKDFKDNKLRKKLKKNKLSDKQKNIIKKIIIFFASAIIILCFVVVINKARILRVEIRGLEVLNAIDIMEEAGLSKYNNISMFNIPKKEIKSDIENNPRLQVESIKTSFPDLLIINVVERGTLFLLESSSGIYEITDDGYIIKDNIIHNYDVPYITGLTINPTNKMVENDYSKYLSSVIYDLKTNHNEIYNLISEINAYGDDLILYPRGYQVQVILEKYVKTEKFVDLAAILKTLQNHENKTHRIDFRFKEAIVN encoded by the coding sequence ATGAAAGATTTTAAAGATAATAAACTTAGAAAAAAGCTTAAAAAAAATAAACTTAGCGATAAGCAGAAAAATATAATAAAAAAAATAATTATCTTTTTTGCTTCGGCCATTATAATATTGTGTTTTGTTGTTGTTATAAATAAAGCTAGGATATTAAGAGTAGAAATACGAGGATTAGAAGTTTTAAATGCTATAGATATAATGGAAGAAGCCGGATTATCAAAGTATAATAACATAAGCATGTTTAATATACCTAAAAAAGAGATAAAGTCGGACATAGAAAATAATCCTAGACTTCAAGTAGAAAGTATAAAAACTTCTTTTCCTGATCTGCTTATTATCAATGTAGTAGAAAGAGGCACATTATTTTTATTAGAGTCAAGCAGCGGAATATATGAAATTACAGATGACGGCTATATCATAAAAGATAATATTATTCATAATTATGATGTACCTTATATAACAGGATTAACTATCAATCCTACAAACAAAATGGTAGAAAATGATTATTCTAAATATCTTTCATCAGTTATATACGATTTGAAAACTAATCATAATGAAATATATAATCTTATATCAGAGATTAATGCTTATGGTGATGATTTGATACTTTACCCAAGAGGTTATCAGGTACAGGTTATATTAGAAAAGTATGTAAAAACAGAAAAGTTTGTGGATTTGGCAGCCATACTGAAGACATTGCAAAACCATGAGAATAAAACTCACAGAATAGATTTCAGATTCAAAGAAGCTATAGTCAATTAA
- the metG gene encoding methionine--tRNA ligase: MTDKKFYITTPIYYPSDYLHIGHCYCTIATDTMARYKKIMGYDVYFLTGTDEHGEKIARKAEAAGTTPKAYVDNIVNATKELWKRLHIDYSHYIRTTDDYHERRVQKIFKILYDKGYIYKGSYKGLYCVSDEAFFTESQVVKKDDGKFYCPDCEKELEYKEEECYYLKLSEYGQWLIDYYKEHPEFLEPKERQNEMLKNFLLPGLEDLAVSRKGLQWGIPCPVDSEHSIYVWIDALANYITALGYPEDGQDELYKKYWPADVHFVGKEIVRFHAIIWPIMLKMLDIPLPKKVYGHGWVLFDDGKKMSKSRGNVVDPNTLIDKYGVDALRYFLMREINFGSDGYYSQELFLKRINSDLANDYGNLWHRITTMLGKYFNNILPDEVESVYGDREKELKKMVLTLDANVESALDSYKFHEALSYIWEVIRMTNKYVEESAPWNLAKDETKKDHLANVMYISFQVYYIVTAYLQIFFIDTPKKVFNRLGLGDSVSLDTAKQWGSLKAGIKIEKGEPLFNRYDIEKEIGASTEENKKQVNPPKEDKHKPNIEKEDFDKLELLTAKILVAEKVENADKLLKFVLDIGEGEQRVVVSSIAEYYKPEEMVGKTVLYLANLKPKKFRGVTSHGMLLLADNGKTLSLMTTEKGFDAGCAVN, from the coding sequence ATGACAGATAAAAAGTTTTATATTACAACTCCAATATATTATCCTTCAGATTATTTACATATCGGACATTGTTACTGCACTATAGCTACAGACACTATGGCTAGATATAAAAAGATAATGGGATATGATGTTTATTTTCTAACTGGTACTGATGAGCATGGTGAAAAGATAGCAAGAAAAGCAGAAGCAGCAGGAACTACTCCAAAAGCTTATGTTGATAATATAGTTAATGCCACAAAAGAGTTATGGAAAAGACTTCATATTGATTATAGTCATTATATAAGAACAACTGATGATTATCATGAAAGAAGAGTACAGAAAATATTTAAAATTCTTTATGATAAGGGATATATTTATAAAGGTTCGTATAAAGGACTTTATTGTGTAAGCGATGAGGCATTTTTCACTGAAAGTCAGGTAGTAAAAAAAGATGACGGTAAATTCTACTGCCCAGACTGCGAAAAAGAATTAGAATATAAAGAAGAAGAATGTTATTATCTTAAGCTTTCAGAATACGGACAATGGTTAATAGATTATTACAAAGAACATCCTGAGTTTTTAGAGCCTAAAGAAAGACAAAATGAAATGCTTAAAAATTTCTTGCTTCCTGGTTTAGAGGATTTAGCAGTTAGCCGTAAGGGTTTGCAATGGGGTATACCTTGTCCTGTTGATAGTGAGCATAGTATATATGTATGGATTGATGCTTTAGCTAATTATATAACAGCTTTAGGATATCCTGAAGATGGGCAAGATGAATTATATAAAAAATATTGGCCTGCTGATGTGCATTTTGTGGGAAAAGAGATAGTTCGCTTCCATGCTATTATATGGCCTATAATGCTTAAAATGCTTGATATACCTCTTCCTAAGAAAGTATACGGACATGGCTGGGTGCTTTTTGATGATGGTAAAAAGATGAGTAAGAGTAGGGGAAATGTTGTTGATCCTAATACTTTGATTGATAAGTATGGCGTTGATGCTTTAAGATATTTCCTTATGAGAGAGATTAATTTCGGTTCTGACGGTTATTATTCTCAGGAGCTTTTCTTAAAGAGAATAAACAGCGACTTAGCTAATGATTACGGCAACTTATGGCATAGAATAACTACTATGCTTGGAAAATATTTTAATAATATTCTTCCTGATGAGGTTGAAAGCGTTTACGGAGATAGAGAAAAAGAGCTTAAAAAAATGGTTCTTACTCTTGATGCTAATGTTGAATCTGCTTTGGATAGTTATAAATTCCATGAGGCATTATCATATATTTGGGAAGTTATAAGAATGACTAATAAATATGTAGAAGAAAGTGCTCCTTGGAATTTGGCTAAAGATGAAACCAAAAAGGATCATTTAGCTAATGTAATGTATATTTCTTTCCAAGTATACTATATAGTAACTGCATATTTACAAATATTCTTCATTGATACACCTAAAAAAGTATTTAATAGATTAGGACTTGGAGACAGTGTTTCTTTAGATACTGCTAAGCAATGGGGTTCTTTAAAGGCTGGAATAAAAATCGAAAAGGGTGAGCCTTTATTCAATAGATATGATATAGAAAAAGAAATAGGAGCAAGTACTGAAGAGAATAAAAAGCAGGTTAATCCTCCTAAAGAAGATAAGCATAAGCCTAATATAGAAAAAGAAGATTTTGATAAATTAGAATTATTAACTGCTAAAATATTAGTTGCTGAAAAGGTAGAAAATGCTGATAAACTTCTTAAATTTGTACTTGATATAGGGGAAGGAGAGCAGAGAGTTGTTGTTTCTTCTATAGCAGAATATTATAAACCTGAAGAGATGGTTGGAAAAACTGTTCTTTATTTAGCTAATTTGAAGCCTAAAAAATTCAGAGGCGTTACTTCTCATGGTATGCTTCTTTTAGCTGATAACGGCAAAACTCTTTCTCTTATGACTACAGAAAAAGGTTTTGATGCCGGCTGTGCTGTTAATTAA